A region of Saccharomyces mikatae IFO 1815 strain IFO1815 genome assembly, chromosome: 12 DNA encodes the following proteins:
- the VAC14 gene encoding Vac14p (similar to Saccharomyces cerevisiae VAC14 (YLR386W); ancestral locus Anc_4.242) — MEKSIAKGLSDKLYEKRKAAALELEKLVKQCVLEGDYDRIDKIIDELCRDYAYALHQPMARNAGLMGLAATAIALGINDVGRYLRNILPPVLACFGDQNDQVRFYACESLYNIAKIAKGEILVYFNEIFDVLCKISADTENSVRGAAELLDRLIKDIVAERASNYISIVNNGTHGLLPAIKTDPISGDTYQQEYEQDNQLAFSLPKFIPLLTERIYAINPDTRVFLVDWLKVLLNTPGLELISYLPSFLGGLFTFLGDSHKDVRTVTHTLMDSLLHEVDRISKLQTEIKMKRLERLKILEDKYNNSSTPTKKADGALIAEKKKTLMTALGGLSNPASIETNDTKLSNTNEASDERHLSSQEQLLDSEATSQEPLRDGEEYIPGQDINLNFPEVITILVNNLASSEAEIQLIALHWIQVILSISPSVFIPFLSKILSVLLKLLSDSDPHITEIAQLVNGQLLSLCSSYVNKETDGKIAYGPIVNSLTLQFFDSRIDAKIACLDWLILIYHKAPNQILKHNDSMFLTLLKSLSNRDSVLIEKALSLLQSLCSDSNDNYLRQFLQDLLTLFKRDTKLVKTRANFIMRQISSRLSPERIYKVISSILDNYSDITFVKMMIQILSTNLITSPEMSSLRNKLRTCEEGMFFNSLFKSWCPNPVSVISLCFVAENYELAYSVLQTYANYELKLNDLVQLDILIQLFESPVFTRMRLQLLEQQKHPFLHKCLFGILMIIPQSKAFETLNRRLNSLNIWTSQSYVMNNYTRQRENSSFCDTNSDISQRSVSQSKLHFQELINHFKAVSEDDEYSSDMVRLDHGANKSLLLRSFLDGTEEDKQEIVIPISPINEAINEEMESPNDSSSVILKEPSSLPFNPNMSEKSKK; from the coding sequence ATGGAAAAATCGATTGCCAAAGGTCTAAGTGACAAGCTTTATGAAAAACGAAAGGCTGCCGCCTTGGAGTTAGAAAAGCTGGTCAAACAGTGCGTCCTAGAGGGAGATTACGATCGCATAGACAAGATAATAGATGAATTATGTCGGGACTATGCGTATGCATTACATCAGCCCATGGCTAGAAATGCAGGACTAATGGGGCTGGCTGCCACGGCAATTGCTTTGGGTATAAACGATGTTGGTCGCTACTTGAGAAATATCCTTCCTCCAGTACTGGCATGTTTCGGTGATCAGAATGATCAAGTGAGGTTCTATGCATGTGAAAGTTTATATAACATTGCAAAGATCGCCAAAGGTGAAATCCTCGTatatttcaatgaaatattTGACGTGCTTTGTAAAATTAGTGCTGACACAGAAAACTCAGTCCGGGGAGCAGCTGAGCTACTAGATCGTTTGATCAAAGATATTGTTGCAGAAAGAGCATCTAATTACATAAGTATTGTGAATAATGGTACACACGGTTTGCTTCCGGCCATAAAAACAGATCCAATTAGCGGCGATACCTATCAACAAGAATACGAACAAGATAATCAACTGGCCTTCTCTTTACCGAAATTCATTCCCTTACTAACCGAGAGAATCTACGCCATCAATCCTGATACCCGTGTTTTCTTAGTCGACTGGCTTAAAGTCCTGCTCAATACTCCGGGTTTAGAGCTTATATCATATCTGCCATCATTTCTTGGGGGGttgtttacatttttaGGTGATTCTCACAAAGATGTAAGAACAGTTACACATACACTTATGGATTCGCTACTTCATGAAGTTGACCGCATATCAAAATTGCAAACTGAGATTAAAATGAAGAGACTGGAAAGACTGAAAATATTAGAAGATAAATACAACAACAGCTCAACTCCAACCAAAAAAGCTGACGGTGCACTTATTGCcgaaaagaagaaaactttaatGACAGCATTGGGCGGGCTATCTAACCCTGCAAGTATAGAAACTAACGATACCAAGTTATCAAATACTAATGAAGCAAGTGATGAAAGACATTTGAGCAGTCAAGAGCAGCTGCTGGATAGCGAGGCAACTAGCCAAGAACCACTTCGTGACGGTGAAGAATACATACCTGGCCAGGACATCAACCTGAATTTCCCCGAAGTCATTACTATTTTGGTAAACAATTTAGCATCATCGGAAGCGGAAATTCAATTGATTGCATTACACTGGATACAGGTTATTTTATCCATCTCCCCGAGCGTTTTTATTCCTTTTCTCTCAAAGATTCtttctgttcttttgaagTTATTAAGCGACTCAGATCCACACATCACGGAAATTGCTCAGCTTGTCAACGGTCAGTTACTATCATTATGTAGCTCTTACGTGAACAAAGAAACTGACGGTAAAATCGCATATGGTCCGATCGTTAATAGTTTGACACTACAATTTTTCGATAGTAGGATTGATGCCAAGATTGCTTGCTTGGACTGGCTCATTTTAATTTATCACAAGGCCCCAaaccaaattttgaaacatAACGACAGCATGTTTTTAACTCTATTGAAATCACTATCCAATAGAGATTCTGTGTTAATAGAGAAAGCTTTAAGTCTTCTGCAGAGTTTATGTTCGGACTCTAACGATAATTATTTACGTCAGTTTCTCCAGGACTTATTAACTTTATTCAAGAGGGATACCAAACTGGTAAAAACCAGAGCAAATTTTATCATGAGACAAATATCTTCTCGTTTATCACCTGAACGTATTTATAAagtgatttcttcaatattggATAATTACAGTGATATAACCTTcgtgaaaatgatgattcAGATTCTAAGCACAAACTTGATAACGTCGCCGGAAATGTCATCTCTGAGAAACAAGCTTAGAACTTGCGAGGAAGGCatgtttttcaatagcTTATTCAAATCCTGGTGCCCCAACCCCGTGTCAGTGATATCCTTATGTTTTGTAGCAGAAAATTATGAGTTAGCTTACTCAGTGCTACAAACGTATGCAAATTACGAATTAAAGTTAAATGATTTAGTGCAGTTAGATATCTTGATTCAGTTGTTCGAGTCCCCCGTGTTCACAAGAATGCGTTTGCAACTTTTAGAACAACAAAAGCACCCATTTTTGCATAAGTGCTTATTTGGTATACTAATGATTATACCGCAGTCAAAGGCATTTGAGACATTAAATCGAAGATTGAATAGTTTAAACATATGGACATCTCAATCTTACGTCATGAACAACTATACAAgacaaagagaaaacagTAGCTTTTGCGATACCAATTCAGATATCTCACAAAGGTCCGTAAGCCAAAGTAAACTGCACTTCCAAGAGTTAATAAACCATTTCAAGGCCGTTTCTGAGGATGATGAATATTCCTCAGATATGGTAAGACTTGATCATGGTGCCAACAAATCACTTCTACTGAGAAGTTTCCTTGACGGTACCGAGGAAGATAAACAGGAAATTGTCATACCAATCTCACCAATAAATGAGGCTATTAACGAGGAAATGGAGTCTCCCAACGACAGTAGTTCAGTCATATTAAAGGAGCCTAGTAGTCTGCCGTTTAATCCAAATATGTCcgagaaatcaaaaaaatga
- the IKI3 gene encoding Elongator subunit IKI3 (similar to Saccharomyces cerevisiae IKI3 (YLR384C); ancestral locus Anc_4.240), with protein MRNLITLNKGKFRPIASTVEDDEGELPLTLLDSVFDTLSDSITCVLGSMDIGAIEVQQFMKDGSRNVLASFNIQTFDDKLLSFVHFADINQLVFVFEQGDIITATYDPVSLDPTQTLIEIVGTIDNGIAAAQWSYDEETLAMVTKDRNMVVLSKMYEPISEYHLEIDDLKISKHVTVGWGKKETQFRGKGARAMEREALASLKASGLVGNQLRDPTMPYMVDTGDVTAFDNHEITISWRGDCDYFAVSSVEEVPDEDDGTKSTKRRAFRVFSREGQLDSASEPVTGMEHQLSWKPQGSLIASVQRKTGLGDEDSMDLVFFERNGLRHGEFDTRLPIDEKIKSVCWNSNSEVLAVVLADRIQLWTSKNYHWYLKQELYARDISYIKWHPEKDFTLMFSDDGFINIVDFAYKMAQGPTLEPFDNGTSLVIDGTTVNITPLALANVPPPMYYRDFETPGNVLDVACGLSNEIYAAINKDALVFASIPSIEEMKKGKHPKVVCEFLKSEFTSEVDSLRQVAFINDSIVGVLLDTDNLSRIALLDIQDITQPTLINIVEVYDKIVLLRSDFDYNHLVYETRDGTVSQLDAESQLMEITKFPQLVRDFRVKRVHNASSEDASNWSAESSELVAFGITNNGKLFANQVLLASAVTSLEITDSFLLFTTAQHNLQFVHLNSTDFKPLPLVEEGVEDERVRAIERGSILVSVIPSKSSVVLQATRGNLETIYPRIMVLAEVRKNIVAKRYKEAFVVCRTHRINLDILYDYAPELFIENLELFINQIGRVDYLNLFISCLSEDDVTKTKYKETLYSGISKSFGMEPEPLTEMQIYMKKKMFDPQTSKVNKICDAVLDVLLSNPEYKKKYLQTIITAYASQNPQNLSDALKLISELDDSEEKDFCVTYLCFLQDVNVVYKSALSLYDVSLALLVAQKSQMDPREYLPFLQELQDNEPLRRKFLIDDYLGNYEKALEHLSEIEKDDVVSEEVINYVESHELYRHGLALYRYNSKKQDVIYNVYAKYLSSNQMYADAAVAYEMLGKFKEAMGAYESGKKWREAMTIAVQNFPEEIESVAENLISSLTFEHRYVDAADIQLEYLDDVKEAVSLYCKAYRYDIASLVAIKAGKGELLEEIVDPGLGEGFGIIAELLADCKGQINSQLKRLRELRAKKEENPYAFYGQETEQADDVSIAPSETSTKESFFTRYTGKTGGTAKTGASRRTAKNKRREERKRARGKKGTIYEEEYLVQSVGRLIERLNQTKPDAVRVVEGLCRRNMREQAHQIQKNFVEVLDLLKANIKEIYSISEKDRERVNENGEVYYIPEIAVPEINDFPKSHIVDF; from the coding sequence ATGCGTAATCTTATTACCTTGAACAAGGGTAAATTCAGACCAATAGCCTCTACtgttgaagatgatgaaggtGAATTACCTTTAACTTTGCTGGACTCAGTGTTTGATACATTATCTGATAGTATAACGTGTGTACTTGGTTCCATGGATATTGGAGCTATTGAAGTGCAACAATTCATGAAGGATGGTTCTAGGAATGTCTTGGCTTCATTTAATATTCAGACTTTTGACGACAagttattatcatttgtTCATTTTGCAGATATTAACCAGTTAGTGTTCGTCTTTGAACAAGGTGATATCATAACAGCCACTTATGATCCTGTCAGTTTAGACCCAACCCAAACTTTGATTGAAATTGTAGGTACTATAGATAACGGAATAGCAGCCGCACAGTGGTCGtatgatgaagaaacacTAGCCATGGTGACCAAAGATCGTAATATGGTGGTTCTTAGTAAGATGTACGAACCCATATCCGAATATCATTTAGAGATAGATGACCTTAAGATCTCGAAACATGTTACTGTTGGGTGGGGTAAGAAGGAAACTCAGTTCAGAGGCAAGGGTGCACGCGCCATGGAAAGAGAAGCATTGGCCAGTTTGAAGGCGTCAGGTTTGGTTGGTAATCAATTAAGAGATCCGACCATGCCATACATGGTAGACACTGGTGATGTAACGGCCTTTGACAATCACGAGATTACGATTTCTTGGAGAGGTGATTGTGATTACTTTGCTGTTTCTTCTGTCGAAGAAGTACCAGACGAGGATGACGGAACAAAATCTACAAAACGAAGGGCCTTCAGAGTTTTTTCTCGTGAAGGTCAATTGGATAGTGCCTCTGAACCCGTTACGGGGATGGAGCACCAGCTGAGTTGGAAACCTCAAGGTTCTTTGATTGCATCTGTTCAAAGGAAAACAGGCCTTGGTGATGAGGATTCAATGgatttggttttttttgaacGAAATGGTTTGAGGCATGGTGAGTTTGACACGAGATTACCAATAGATGAGAAGATAAAAAGTGTATGTTGGAATAGTAACTCTGAGGTACTGGCAGTAGTATTGGCGGATCGTATCCAGTTATGGACTTCAAAGAACTACCATTGGTATTTAAAGCAGGAACTATATGCGAGAGACATTTCCTACATTAAATGGCATCCAGAAAAAGACTTCACTTTGATGTTTTCTGATGATggatttattaatattgtCGATTTTGCTTATAAGATGGCACAGGGTCCCACATTAGAACCTTTTGATAACGGCACCTCTCTTGTTATTGACGGAACAACTGTTAATATCACTCCTCTAGCTCTTGCCAATGTCCCCCCACCGATGTACTATCGCGATTTTGAAACTCCGGGAAATGTCTTGGACGTTGCATGTGGGTTGTCTAATGAAATATATGCAGCCATCAACAAAGATGCTCTAGTTTTTGCATCCATTCCCAgtattgaagaaatgaaaaagggTAAACATCCTAAGGTAGTTTGTGAATTCCTCAAATCTGAGTTCACAAGTGAAGTTGACTCTTTGAGACAAGTTGCTTTTATCAATGATTCTATTGTTGGTGTATTACTTGATACGGATAACCTTTCTAGGATAGCACTTTTGGACATTCAGGATATAACTCAACCAACTCTAATAAATATTGTGGAGGTTTATGATAAGATTGTTTTATTAAGAAGTGACTTTGATTATAATCATTTAGTGTATGAGACTCGTGATGGTACAGTTTCTCAATTAGATGCGGAAAGTCAGTTAATGGAAATTACCAAATTTCCTCAATTGGTACGTGATTTTAGAGTAAAAAGAGTTCATAACGCATCATCAGAAGATGCCAGCAACTGGTCTGCGGAAAGTTCTGAATTAGTTGCATTCGGTATCACGAATAATGGAAAGTTATTCGCCAATCAGGTTCTTTTGGCGTCTGCAGTTACTTCCTTAGAAATCACTGATTCCTTTCTGCTTTTCACGACAGCACAACACAATTTGCAATTTGTACATTTGAATTCCACCGATTTCAAGCCCTTGCCTTTGGTAGAAGAAGGTGTTGAGGATGAAAGAGTTCGTGCCATTGAAAGAGGTTCCATTTTGGTGTCCGTTATCCCGTCTAAATCTTCCGTTGTATTACAAGCCACACGTGGTAATCTGGAAACAATCTATCCAAGAATCATGGTATTAGCTGAAGTTAGAAAGAATATTGTGGCAAAACGTTACAAAGAGGCCTTTGTTGTTTGCCGAACACACAGAATTAACCTTGACATATTATATGACTATGCGCCAGAActatttattgaaaatttagaaCTATTTATTAACCAAATTGGAAGGGTTGATTACCTCAATTTATTTATCTCCTGTTTATCGGAAGATGACGTCACGAAGacaaaatacaaagaaACTCTCTATTCAGGTATCTCAAAGTCATTTGGGATGGAACCAGAGCCCCTAACTGAAATGCAaatttatatgaaaaaaaaaatgtttgatCCTCAAACCTCCAAGGTCAATAAAATATGTGATGCCGTGTTAGACGTCTTACTAAGCAACCCtgaatacaaaaagaaatatttgcAAACTATTATTACTGCATATGCATCTCAAAATCCTCAAAATTTATCGGATGCATTAAAACTAATCAGTGAATTAGACGACTCTGAGGAGAAAGATTTTTGTGTAACTTATTTGTGTTTCTTGCAAGATGTCAACGTTGTTTATAAATCAGCGCTATCTTTGTACGATGTCAGTTTAGCGTTATTAGTGGCTCAAAAATCCCAAATGGATCCTCGTGAATATTTGCCATTTTTACAAGAATTACAAGATAACGAGCCTTTGCGCCGTaaatttttgatagatGACTACTTAGGAAATTATGAGAAAGCTTTGGAGCATTTGtctgaaattgaaaaggatgATGTTGTTTCAGAAGAAGTCATAAACTACGTTGAATCTCATGAATTGTATAGGCACGGCCTGGCACTTTACCGTTATAACTCTAAGAAACAGGATGTTATTTACAACGTTTACGCAAAGTATTTGTCATCGAACCAAATGTATGCGGATGCTGCAGTAGCGTACGAAATGTTaggaaaattcaaagaagcaATGGGGGCATATGAATCAGGTAAAAAATGGCGTGAGGCCATGACAATTGCTGTTCAGAATTttccagaagaaattgagtCAGTTGCAGAAAACTTGATATCCTCTCTGACTTTTGAACATAGGTATGTTGATGCTGCCGATATTCAACTCGAATATCTAGACGATGTTAAAGAAGCTGTATCTTTGTACTGTAAAGCTTATAGATACGATATTGCTTCTCTCGTAGCGATCAAAGCAGGGAAAGGGGAGCTGTTGGAGGAAATCGTGGATCCTGGCTTAGGTGAAGGTTTTGGTATAATAGCCGAATTGCTTGCCGATTGTAAGGGCCAAATTAATTCTCAGTTAAAAAGACTGAGGGAGCTACGTGCTAAGAAGGAGGAGAACCCATACGCCTTTTACGGTCAGGAAACTGAGCAAGCAGATGACGTTTCAATTGCACCTTCGGAGACATCAACAAAGGAATCGTTCTTCACAAGGTACACAGGCAAAACTGGGGGAACTGCAAAAACGGGTGCCTCTAGACGCACAGCGAAAAATAAGCGTAGGGAGGAACGTAAGCGTGCTCGTGGTAAAAAGGGAACTATttatgaagaagaatatttagTTCAATCAGTTGGAAGATTGATCGAGAGATTAAATCAAACGAAACCAGATGCTGTGAGAGTTGTCGAGGGTCTTTGTAGACGAAACATGAGAGAGCAAGCacatcaaattcaaaagaacttCGTCGAAGTACTCGACTTATTGAAGGCTAATATTAAGGAAATCTATTCTATTAGCGAAAAGGACAGAGAAAGGGTTAACGAAAACGGGGAAGTTTACTATATCCCAGAAATTGCTGTTCCTGAGATTAATGATTTCCCCAAGAGTCATATTGTTGATTTTTGA
- the SWC7 gene encoding Swc7p (similar to Saccharomyces cerevisiae SWC7 (YLR385C); ancestral locus Anc_4.241): protein MDYPSNIVLLLLQIVLQRQQTLAHRDKSLHLQELLREPIIDGDILMEFKKHKLVQFYGPQYCHDISLRGLKTLVKDIFANGIPNVTPHSETNEPVTVVALANYYYVQRINELQETELPQLKEILLRKLEHMT, encoded by the coding sequence ATGGATTATCCTTCAAATATTGTGTTATTGTTACTGCAAATAGTTTTGCAGCGTCAACAAACCCTAGCTCATCGGGACAAATCGCTTCATCTGCAGGAGCTGTTAAGGGAGCCCATTATCGATGGTGACATCCTAATGGAGTTCAAGAAACATAAGTTGGTGCAATTTTATGGGCCTCAATATTGCCATGATATATCCTTAAGAGGCCTCAAGACATTGGTGAAGGATATTTTCGCAAACGGGATTCCCAACGTCACACCACATTCAGAAACAAATGAACCAGTGACTGTGGTAGCACTGGCCAATTACTACTATGTACAAAGGATCAACGAACTACAAGAGACAGAACTACCTCAATTGAAAGAGATATTGCTCAGAAAGCTGGAGCACATGACCTAG
- the RPS29A gene encoding 40S ribosomal protein uS14 (similar to Saccharomyces cerevisiae RPS29B (YDL061C) and RPS29A (YLR388W); ancestral locus Anc_4.245), with translation MAHENVWFSHPRRYGKGSRQCRVCSSHTGLIRKYGLNICRQCFRERANDIGFNKFR, from the coding sequence ATGGCTCACGAAAACGTCTGGTTCTCTCACCCAAGAAGATACGGTAAAGGCTCCCGTCAATGTCGTGTTTGCTCTTCCCACACCGGTTTGATTAGAAAATACGGTTTGAACATCTGTCGTCAATGTTTCAGAGAAAGAGCTAACGACATTGgtttcaacaaattcagATAA
- the REH1 gene encoding Reh1p (similar to Saccharomyces cerevisiae REH1 (YLR387C); ancestral locus Anc_4.243): protein MSSVSFTCNCCVIQFKTSDLQRYHMKTEWHRYNLKRRIANLSPIGAEQFAEKLQISEKEQAENQVDEFGFPVLKPVMNQSNHHNTLPVRQKKPINSKRGRKVGANLSKGNDKDTATEKQNRSVSPSGSISSQLSNLTVETENTNTDYGEDTVSEYGFTSDSNYEYATSDEELDMTDKHVDKKENEKITITECIYCGKNSREVERNVKHMFNEHGLFIPERSFLIDLNGLLEFLIRVIVIDHNCLCCNFQGSGLESVRAHMDSKRHCRLPYETKEERQLFAPFYDFTYDDYSSKNSQADKEDVSKLSTIRGTNNDEEDSEIDSTSVPAENDINANYTTVSIDESGLELTLPTGARLGHRAGQRYYRQNLPSQPNPNESRRTVTAADRRMISGVTEKQYKKGMKKMQQLEKNAINTQIRREIKRVNFQTHYRDELLQ from the coding sequence ATGAGCTCTGTTTCCTTTACATGTAATTGTTGTGTGATACAGTTCAAAACCAGTGACTTGCAAAGATATCACATGAAGACTGAATGGCACAGGTACAACTTGAAGAGAAGGATTGCTAATCTGTCACCGATTGGTGCAGAACAATTCGCTGAGAAGTTACAAATTTCCGAGAAGGAGCAGGCTGAAAATCAGGTTGATGAGTTTGGATTCCCTGTTCTAAAGCCTGTTATGAACCAAAGTAACCATCATAATACATTGCCAGTGAGGCAAAAGAAGCCGATTAATTcgaaaagaggaagaaaagttgGTGCGAATCTATCGAAGGGAAATGACAAAGATACTGCTACAGAAAAACAGAATAGATCGGTCTCTCCTTCTGGATCAATATCTTCCCAATTATCTAATCTAACTGTAGAAACAGAAAACACAAATACAGATTACGGTGAAGATACGGTTTCTGAATATGGTTTTACAAGTGATTCTAATTATGAGTACGCTACTAGTGATGAGGAATTAGACATGACGGATAAACATGTcgataaaaaagaaaatgaaaaaattactatCACTGAGTGTATATATTGCGGGAAAAACAGCAGGGAAGTGGAAAGAAATGTGAAACATATGTTCAACGAGCATGGTCTTTTCATACCTGAAAGATCgtttttgatagatttgAATGgtttattagaatttctaATAAGAGTAATTGTCATTGATCATAACTGCCTATGTTGTAACTTCCAGGGCTCTGGCTTAGAAAGTGTAAGAGCGCATATGGATTCTAAACGCCATTGTAGGCTACCGTATGAGACAAAGGAGGAGCGTCAGTTGTTCGCTCCATTTTATGATTTCACTTACGATGATTATTCTAGCAAAAATTCACAAGCTGATAAAGAAGATGTTTCTAAGCTTTCCACCATCCGTGGGactaataatgatgaagaagattctGAAATAGACTCCACGTCTGTTCCAGCAGAAAACGATATCAATGCAAACTATACCACTGTCTCCATTGACGAGTCAGGCCTAGAACTTACATTACCAACAGGCGCAAGGCTGGGTCATCGTGCGGGACAGAGATACTATAGACAGAATCTGCCTTCACAGCCTAATCCTAATGAAAGCAGGAGAACTGTTACAGCTGCCGACAGAAGGATGATCAGTGGTGTTACTGAAAAGCAATATAAGAAGGgtatgaagaaaatgcaACAACTAGAGAAAAATGCCATTAATACGCAGATTCGTCGGGAGATTAAAAGAGTCAACTTCCAGACTCACTACAGGGATGAGTTGTTGCAATAG